A window of the Limnochordia bacterium genome harbors these coding sequences:
- a CDS encoding acetyltransferase, whose translation MKKLVIIGAGGFGHEVAWLVERINSIQPTWEIVGYVDDNESLHGSIVAGYPVLGDCAWLREQDRETTYAICAIGASKARKKVIERLGDIRFAVLIDPSVILSERVTVGEGSIISAGTIITVDISIGSHVIINLDCTIGHDAVIEDFVTLYPSVNVSGNTVLGECVEMGTGSQVIQDLRVGDGTIVGAGAVVVKELPRECTAVGCPAKPIKFHESSAVD comes from the coding sequence ATGAAGAAGCTGGTAATAATCGGAGCTGGTGGGTTTGGGCATGAGGTAGCGTGGTTGGTTGAGAGAATCAATAGTATCCAACCCACGTGGGAAATAGTGGGTTATGTTGATGATAATGAAAGCCTACATGGGAGTATTGTTGCTGGATATCCTGTTCTTGGGGATTGTGCTTGGTTAAGAGAACAGGACCGTGAAACAACATATGCTATTTGTGCTATAGGGGCCTCGAAAGCTCGAAAAAAGGTAATAGAGAGGCTCGGCGACATTAGATTTGCAGTGCTTATTGACCCATCGGTGATTCTATCGGAAAGAGTGACTGTCGGGGAAGGTTCGATAATTAGTGCTGGTACTATCATTACGGTTGATATTAGTATTGGGTCACATGTCATTATTAATCTTGATTGCACGATCGGTCATGATGCAGTTATTGAAGATTTTGTAACGTTATATCCTAGTGTAAATGTATCTGGCAATACGGTCCTTGGTGAGTGTGTTGAGATGGGTACTGGGAGTCAAGTAATTCAGGACCTGCGGGTTGGAGATGGGACAATTGTTGGAGCTGGAGCTGTTGTTGTAAAAGAGCTTCCGCGGGAGTGTACTGCAGTTGGATGCCCTGCTAAGCCTATAAAGTTCCATGAGAGTAGTGCGGTTGACTAG